One Nostoc sp. UHCC 0302 DNA window includes the following coding sequences:
- a CDS encoding HPP family protein, with protein MKGHLPKGRTNYTYIRLLNYKNFHLKWQNYWFKITGTWRSCPLTCPINKPHHKHVFWSWLGSFLAIAATAYLSVKTNSPLLMAPFGATSVLIFGVPDSPLAQPRNVIGGNLVAALVSLTILHLFGSSPWTMGMAVATAIGVMQMTGTVHPPSGAVALVVMMTKAPWQFLLTPALEGSIILVLCAVVFNNLAEERTYPKHWL; from the coding sequence ATGAAAGGACATTTACCCAAAGGGCGAACTAATTACACCTATATAAGGCTGTTGAATTACAAAAACTTTCACCTGAAATGGCAGAATTACTGGTTCAAGATAACTGGAACCTGGCGTTCATGTCCTCTAACGTGTCCTATAAATAAACCTCACCACAAACATGTTTTTTGGAGTTGGCTGGGTAGTTTCTTAGCAATAGCAGCAACGGCTTACCTGTCTGTAAAAACCAATTCTCCTCTGCTTATGGCTCCATTTGGTGCTACCAGTGTATTGATCTTTGGTGTACCAGACAGTCCTTTGGCTCAACCCCGTAATGTAATTGGTGGTAATCTTGTAGCTGCCTTAGTCAGCTTGACTATTTTACATCTTTTCGGTTCGTCACCTTGGACAATGGGAATGGCAGTGGCGACAGCCATTGGGGTGATGCAGATGACTGGAACGGTACACCCGCCTTCGGGAGCAGTTGCACTAGTCGTAATGATGACAAAGGCTCCTTGGCAATTTCTGCTAACACCTGCTCTTGAAGGTTCTATTATTTTGGTACTCTGTGCTGTGGTTTTCAATAATCTGGCAGAAGAGAGAACTTATCCCAAGCACTGGCTGTAA
- a CDS encoding mechanosensitive ion channel family protein yields the protein MNLLIVLSEICFVIFFFLLLNWLVGKFSKLFVKVAILKIEQSTIKTLRRNVTGLLVLACLVVCILIVGVNGYLIYRGENLQQYTLLLIGSIPSGFWVSLGIGVAQSLGTLILAAIAQKFVGYWLNFASIRAKRIEQNTADDKSIDTFFSNLKKIVTNGIWLWAVIWCTQFLKLPVIVSQYLYILLRIYLIIAIGLLIPKAITAVIDSLDALSIRYSSPDNLLRFYDRLRHLIPFLKRCLEFVIYVCVATLVIQQVQFIANIAIFGSRIIKIVGIIFISRVLFEVVYLLVEEILFKDRNLSEIQTSRRLTLVPLIRSFLQYLVYFGAIVSILYTLDINPAPILAGAGILGIAVGFGAQTLINDIVCGFFILFENYYLVGDYIQAGKAEDKFVEGIVEAIELRTTRVRHPNGQLQIIRNGDIGSITNYSKQYIFAVVEVSVPYDSNLAHVYQVIENVGEQLKTNDPDVLEPTQVDGVESLGESNLLLRTLTKVKPGKHLQIQRVLRKTFMDTLVQEGITIPLRVESSEP from the coding sequence ATGAATTTATTAATTGTTTTGTCTGAAATCTGCTTTGTAATATTTTTTTTCTTGTTATTAAACTGGCTTGTGGGCAAATTCTCCAAGCTATTCGTGAAAGTAGCTATCCTGAAAATTGAACAGAGTACTATCAAAACCTTACGCCGAAATGTTACGGGTTTGTTAGTACTTGCTTGCCTAGTAGTGTGTATTCTAATTGTTGGCGTTAATGGTTATCTAATCTACCGAGGCGAAAATCTACAACAATATACACTCTTGTTGATTGGCAGTATCCCATCAGGATTTTGGGTAAGTTTAGGAATTGGCGTCGCTCAGAGTCTTGGTACTTTGATTTTAGCTGCGATCGCTCAAAAATTTGTCGGCTATTGGCTCAATTTTGCTAGCATTCGTGCTAAAAGAATTGAACAAAACACTGCTGACGATAAAAGTATTGATACTTTCTTTAGCAACCTCAAAAAAATTGTTACCAATGGAATCTGGCTGTGGGCTGTGATTTGGTGTACCCAGTTCCTGAAATTGCCAGTCATCGTTTCTCAGTATCTCTACATTTTACTGCGGATATATCTAATTATTGCTATTGGGTTACTCATACCTAAAGCAATTACTGCTGTTATTGATAGTTTAGATGCTTTAAGTATAAGGTACTCCAGCCCTGACAACCTTTTAAGATTTTATGATCGGCTTCGACACTTAATCCCCTTTTTAAAGCGGTGTCTGGAATTTGTAATTTATGTCTGTGTGGCGACATTAGTAATCCAGCAAGTTCAGTTTATCGCCAACATCGCAATTTTTGGGTCTCGAATTATTAAGATAGTCGGAATTATATTCATCAGTCGTGTTTTGTTTGAAGTCGTTTACTTACTTGTTGAAGAAATATTATTCAAAGACAGAAATCTAAGCGAAATACAAACCAGCAGACGTCTCACCCTTGTTCCTCTTATTCGTAGTTTTTTACAATATTTAGTTTACTTCGGTGCGATCGTCTCCATCCTCTATACCCTCGACATTAATCCCGCTCCCATACTCGCTGGAGCAGGTATTCTTGGTATAGCTGTGGGTTTTGGAGCGCAGACACTAATAAATGATATAGTTTGTGGCTTTTTTATTCTGTTTGAAAATTATTACTTAGTTGGTGACTATATTCAGGCTGGGAAAGCGGAAGATAAGTTTGTAGAGGGGATTGTAGAGGCAATTGAACTTAGAACCACTCGTGTGAGACACCCGAATGGCCAATTGCAGATTATTCGTAATGGCGATATTGGCTCAATTACTAACTACTCTAAACAGTATATTTTTGCAGTGGTAGAAGTTAGCGTACCTTATGACTCTAATTTAGCTCATGTATATCAAGTGATTGAGAACGTGGGAGAACAATTAAAAACGAATGATCCAGATGTACTCGAACCTACACAAGTGGATGGAGTAGAAAGCCTCGGAGAATCTAATTTGTTGTTACGGACGCTGACAAAAGTAAAGCCAGGAAAGCATCTTCAAATACAGCGTGTTCTCCGAAAGACTTTTATGGATACTTTAGTCCAGGAAGGAATTACAATTCCCCTTCGTGTTGAGAGTAGCGAACCTTAA
- a CDS encoding phytochelatin synthase family protein, producing MNTTDLHTIKLKAFQQPIRCCNVTAIAYGLTALGYPTSIDDIFYVTRLPIDTVLDDGMTLAETYDTCVKYVEEKNLPISVIAEHFDKASITLESFIEEIEKAISDINDIHILNFNVDIAHEIKLGGGHFSLLADYDKKTQEITIADTNPKRYTRFWKCPVERMYLACIDRDSASDRARGMIVLRKVESNEQKAQQPELMSAI from the coding sequence ATGAATACAACAGACTTACATACAATTAAACTCAAAGCTTTTCAACAGCCAATCAGATGCTGCAATGTCACTGCGATCGCTTATGGATTGACGGCACTAGGATACCCAACAAGTATTGACGATATATTCTACGTGACTAGGCTACCTATTGACACAGTTCTAGATGATGGAATGACCCTAGCTGAGACTTATGATACCTGCGTCAAATATGTTGAAGAAAAGAATTTACCCATATCTGTGATTGCCGAACACTTTGATAAAGCAAGCATCACGCTAGAGTCTTTCATTGAGGAAATAGAAAAAGCTATTTCAGACATTAATGATATTCACATTCTTAACTTCAATGTTGACATCGCCCACGAAATTAAGTTAGGTGGTGGTCACTTCTCTTTATTGGCAGACTACGATAAAAAAACACAAGAGATAACTATTGCTGATACCAACCCCAAGCGCTACACACGATTTTGGAAATGCCCTGTTGAACGTATGTACTTAGCTTGCATAGATAGAGATTCGGCATCGGATCGAGCGCGTGGGATGATTGTACTGCGGAAAGTTGAAAGCAATGAACAGAAAGCTCAACAGCCAGAATTGATGAGTGCTATTTAA